The following coding sequences lie in one Timaviella obliquedivisa GSE-PSE-MK23-08B genomic window:
- a CDS encoding GDYXXLXY domain-containing protein, whose product MRNSLSLRFWIVLALQIVLILAVPAQAFYTQMNGRSLVLQTAPVDPYSLLQGYSVTLAYDISNVQNLAKLPGWQNVEAKQPKRDPLSGDAVSNEFYVVLQAPANPSSRPPQAWKAVAVASQRPNNLPTNQVALRGSDRQGRIRYGLEIYFIPEDQRDDINQQINQINQAQGESSKPAFVVEAKVGVGGNAVPTAIWLRDKRYQF is encoded by the coding sequence ATGCGCAACTCATTAAGTTTACGGTTTTGGATCGTTTTGGCACTTCAAATTGTTCTAATTTTGGCGGTTCCGGCGCAGGCATTCTACACGCAAATGAATGGGCGATCGCTCGTATTGCAAACCGCTCCCGTTGATCCGTACAGCCTCCTTCAGGGTTATTCTGTGACGCTTGCCTATGATATTTCTAATGTGCAAAACCTGGCAAAATTACCAGGATGGCAAAACGTTGAGGCGAAGCAACCAAAACGTGACCCGTTAAGTGGTGATGCAGTTAGTAACGAGTTTTATGTAGTTTTACAAGCTCCGGCTAATCCCAGCAGTCGTCCGCCGCAAGCTTGGAAGGCGGTGGCAGTTGCTAGCCAGCGTCCTAATAATTTACCTACTAATCAAGTGGCGTTGCGCGGGAGCGATCGCCAAGGGCGCATCCGCTATGGGCTGGAGATTTACTTTATTCCTGAAGATCAGCGAGATGACATTAATCAGCAAATTAATCAAATTAATCAGGCACAGGGAGAATCTTCTAAGCCAGCATTTGTAGTTGAGGCTAAAGTAGGAGTAGGCGGAAATGCAGTTCCAACAGCAATTTGGCTAAGGGACAAACGATATCAGTTTTAG
- a CDS encoding DUF2157 domain-containing protein produces MASDKFREQLRDEVERWRSQGIISAEQARQLAERYEFAQLDGMARDRFVTVVLGIGSVLLGLGVITFVAANWQAIPRELKLLLLLLLFVGVNVTGFYLWNQPPLPDRQESGRQRLGQGLLLLGALILGANLALMGQMFHINGSSADLCIIWGLAVLGMAYGLRLTSLGMLAILLTGIGYWIGVSGWDWNNSPSDTVRWVMHYMPLIAGLSFVPLAYWCRSKWVFGLGAIAFLSALEGTLSRFSETAFHFNSIGVGWVLIFTLPPAILWSYDDRLWQRFFARFTPQSEVDLETQYFRPIAQGLSLLFLTVLTYSSSFHYAWEHNLDLTSRPAQVDRLMTEGWSLWWDANLLFFVSLTVVQWLYLARPRRTDRWGLSQSDGMMLGFLGVIAAMTFWHWHVAPIVAIATFLSNVLLFLLAVAFMRDGLADGQRRIFWSGLTLVTLQILSRLLEYETALLLKSVVFLLCGVGVIVIGLWFERYVRILRIAPEE; encoded by the coding sequence ATGGCTTCAGATAAGTTTCGGGAGCAGTTGCGGGATGAGGTTGAACGGTGGCGATCGCAAGGAATAATTAGTGCAGAACAGGCTCGGCAATTAGCAGAGCGGTATGAGTTCGCCCAGTTGGATGGAATGGCGCGCGATCGCTTCGTTACGGTCGTTTTGGGAATTGGTAGCGTTCTTTTGGGGCTGGGAGTAATCACGTTTGTTGCAGCGAACTGGCAGGCTATTCCGCGTGAATTAAAGCTATTACTGCTGCTGCTGTTGTTTGTGGGCGTAAATGTGACGGGCTTTTACCTTTGGAACCAGCCGCCTTTGCCCGATCGCCAGGAAAGCGGGCGACAGCGGTTAGGGCAAGGATTATTGCTGTTAGGGGCACTCATTTTGGGGGCAAACCTGGCGCTGATGGGGCAGATGTTTCACATTAATGGCTCTAGCGCTGACCTATGCATTATTTGGGGCTTGGCGGTGTTGGGAATGGCGTATGGATTGCGATTGACTTCTTTAGGGATGCTGGCAATTTTGCTGACAGGGATTGGCTATTGGATTGGGGTGTCGGGTTGGGACTGGAATAATTCACCTTCTGATACGGTGCGTTGGGTTATGCATTACATGCCGTTGATTGCAGGATTATCATTTGTTCCTTTGGCTTATTGGTGTCGCTCAAAATGGGTGTTTGGGTTGGGGGCGATCGCGTTTCTCTCGGCGTTGGAAGGAACGCTTTCTCGGTTTAGTGAAACAGCTTTTCACTTTAATTCCATAGGAGTTGGGTGGGTCTTGATCTTCACACTGCCGCCTGCGATTCTTTGGAGCTATGACGATAGGCTCTGGCAACGGTTCTTTGCACGCTTTACTCCGCAGTCAGAGGTTGATTTAGAAACGCAGTATTTTCGCCCGATCGCCCAAGGTTTATCACTGCTGTTCCTGACGGTACTGACTTACAGTTCATCCTTTCATTACGCTTGGGAACATAATCTAGATCTGACCTCTCGTCCAGCCCAAGTAGATCGTCTGATGACGGAGGGATGGTCATTATGGTGGGATGCTAACCTGCTCTTTTTTGTGAGTCTGACGGTGGTGCAATGGCTTTATCTGGCGCGTCCCCGGCGTACAGACAGGTGGGGGTTGAGCCAAAGTGATGGCATGATGCTAGGTTTCTTGGGAGTGATTGCCGCCATGACTTTTTGGCATTGGCATGTTGCCCCAATTGTCGCGATCGCCACATTTCTGTCTAACGTTCTGTTGTTTCTCCTGGCTGTAGCATTCATGCGAGATGGCTTAGCCGACGGGCAACGCCGCATTTTTTGGAGCGGACTAACGCTGGTAACGCTACAAATTCTCAGCCGCTTGTTGGAATACGAAACTGCGTTGCTGCTCAAGTCTGTCGTATTCCTGCTCTGTGGCGTTGGCGTAATTGTCATTGGGCTTTGGTTTGAACGCTACGTCCGTATCCTTAGAATTGCTCCGGAGGAGTAA